In the genome of Paramormyrops kingsleyae isolate MSU_618 chromosome 5, PKINGS_0.4, whole genome shotgun sequence, the window TGTTTCCTAAATAGTCAGCGGGGGTTTTGGGGGGAAGGTGGGGGTTGCTGCGATTTCATCGGAACAACAGCAACAGAAATGCAAACCCGGGCCTTTGGGGAGGAACATGGCGCCACAGCCAAAACAAATTGTGCGATAAGTCAGCTCCCCCCTGTCTTTGTTCGGTTCCTCTGACTTTTCTGGCAGCTCCACTCCTCTTGATAAAGCAACGTCCCTGTCTCGGCATCGCTGAGTCGGGCCCGGCGGGAGGGGAGCGTGCCCCGCTTCACTGTGAGGCCCCCCCAGTGGAGCAGGCGGGAACAGACTGCAGGGAGAAACACTCTCGCGTTCATGCAACTGCATCTCCAGCTTCCCAGTGCCCTCTGACCCCTGTCAAAGGCAAGTGCAGGCCTAGGCATGTGTCCAAAAACAATGTGCCAACCCATTGTAGTCCAGCATCTGATTGCAAACAATCGAGTTTACATACAAAGagcaatacaaaaataaaaaaccaaaTGAAGGCACTTCAAATTTGCATTTTAGGAGGCATTAAAAATTGCACTTCAATGCATCTGAGCTCGATTGTATATATCTTTTAGATTTTCAGTCATTGACTGGTGCCACCCAGAGGAGGGAGGACTGACTGACATGTCAGAGGTCAGAAGTAAGAAGGCTTCAACGTGGCAGTGTTGTTGTTACCTGGGCATTGTCCCAGTGAAAGGGGACCCTCGTAATCCCTGATACTGGGGCCAAGGGAGGCTGAGTTCTcaggctgcttctgcagcagTTCTCCATTGTCAACACAGGCCTTCactccccccagctccaggggaaGGGACTCGCCTAAATCAGGGTCCCCTTGTCCCTTACCCCTTCTCCTCTGCAAGTGGCAAATGGTCCCAGCGATGACTGCCACCAGCAGCAAGACGAGCAGAGCAGCCAGCGTGGCACCAAGGACGGTGGTCAAATGGCCCTTCTCTGCCTGCTGCTCAGAGAGCACGGACTGGGGGGCACCGCTGGTGCAGGCTTCTGTACACGACCTTGCATCCCCTTCGCTGGGCTCCCCGTGGGGACTGACGCATATGGAGTATGTGGAGTTGGGCCTCAGCCCACGCAGGGTGTACTTCAAATAGGAGGTAGGGAAGTTCAGCTGCACGGGCCGCCGGTCCGGCCCAGAGAGGTTACGGTAGGTGATGCGGACGCCCTGGATGTAGGGCCGCATCGCCACGTAACGTTGGAGGTCTAGTTGGATCGTGGTGGCGGTTACCTCCCGCGGGATAACGTCAGGCTCGGGGTTAGCTGTAGTCTCTTCCGGGGCAGGCAGGGCCTCCTCGTTCATGCAGCAGGGCCCCAAGGCCCCTGGTGGGCAGTCACACTCCAGGCTTGACTGCTGGTCCACCCTACAGATGTCACCATCAGAGCACAGAGGCTCATCAGTGGTCTCCACCATGTCTTTGCTTGATGACGTCTCAGCTGAGGACAGGGCTTTGTTGTCCTTCTCGGTGAAGGGGCCATTGGTCAGACCAGCAAGGGGAATGGCAGGCATCGTGACGGGCTGAGAGGTGGAGGGCAGGACCTCGGAGGTGCTGCTAGTGACGGAGGCTGCAGGGGTGGTGACGGGACAACCGAAATCCGTGTGCTCCAGCCGGTGCAGCTCCTTGCCGGCGTTTCGCGGCGGGAAGTGGCAGCGTGTCTCCCCTGGGTGTTTCAGGATGACGTCCTGGGCTTTCAGCCAGCCAGGCAACCAGGATAGGCTGCAAACGCAGTTGAAGGGGTTCTCAGCTGCAGTCAGCTGCACCAGGTGGGGGAATAGCTCTGGGAAACCCTGAGGAAATCCCTGCAGCTTGAGGCCACTGACATCTAATTCTTTGAGGGCATTCAGCTCTTGGAGGTCTTCTCGCAACAGCTGAGTCAGGGGGTTGGAGGCTAGGCTGAGTCCTGTCAGGTCTCGGGCTGCACTTACAGCCTGGGGCACGGTGCTCAGCTGGTTTTTGGACAAGTCCAGCTCACGCAAGTTAGTCAGGCCTCCAAGGAACTCCTTGTCCAGGCTACTTAGACCCATTCCGGCAAGTTTCAGAGACTCCAGGTGCGGCGTGTTGAGATGAGTGGCCCCCAGCGGAATGTGGTTGAAGCTCAGGTCCAGCAGAAGCAGCATAGGCAGCCGCAGCTCAGGCACTGAGGTCAGCAGGTTCTCCTGAAGCTTCAGTTCCAGCAGCTGTTCTAGGTCCTGGAATGCTGCAGGGTGGATGCTCTGAATGCGGTTGCTGTAGAGGTATAGCCGCTCCAGCAGGACCAGCCCCGAGAAGCTATCTTGGGTGATGTGGGTGATCTGGTTGGAGGAGAGATCCAGATTGCGCAGGCTAGCCAGTGGCTTGAATGCTTGATCTGGTAGCTCAGAAagcttgttctgactcaggtcAAGCATGACCAGCTGGGTCAGTCCTGAGAATTCCTTCGGGCTCAGGGCTTCAATGCCATTCCTGAAGAGGTAGAGGTGCTTGGTGGTGGTAGGCAGATCCTGAGGCACAGAGGAGGACTGGCGCTGGGTGCAGAAGATTGAGTCAGAGCAGAAGCAACCTTCTGGACACTTGCCACCAAGTGCAGGTGCGAGTTGTGTGAAGAGTAGAACAAGGAGAAAGGGCAGGTGCCAAAAGCAGATCATATCCATGGTGAATTCAGCACCAGACCCTGCAGGTAATGAAGAAGGCAAAATGTTAAACATAATcgttactaatctgcaggagaGAATGTGTGGAGAAATTCATGCTGCAATCTAAGACTTCAAACTCATGAACCATCTAGCAAGAAGTCCATAGGTCCTAGGAAACATATGGCGACATCACCCATGACAGTGGCCTCTATACAACGCGAGGACCACTGAAGTGCTGGCTGTTTTTGGAAATGCCTTAAGAAAAACAACAGATGTTAGGCTATACCCAATAGGTTCATTATACCCAGCAGTTCACATTAAGTATAGCAGAGACACTCCTGAATCCTGACTGGCAAAGTGTTAGTCTTAAGCTCGTTAGGCATCTCTTATAACCCACTTAATCAGACCTGTTTTAGTAAATCCAGTGAGAACCGTTAAACACTTTCAAATCAAAGAGATTCTCTCCCGGCCTGCAGCTGTTGACTTGTTTGTGTTGTTCTCAGGGGGGCGTATGCTGAAGATCACAAAAAAGCACCCAAGAGGTTTCTGAACTCAATCATGTCACACACACTGGAGGAAGTATGGAATGCTGGAGAAGAATGAGACCCAGATTTTCCAGGGTCACACTTCCAAGGTAACTGTACTGTGTACTGGTTAGGGAAGACTGGTGAGAAGAACCCCACAAAGACACTTTGACATTTtgggttggtgagggtctgcaCAAAATGAAAGGGGTGGTGGGCAGTTCATTGACCCATAAGGTTATAGGGTATAGGCCCTGCTATAGACCCCAAACACCAAGCCCAGCTCCAGGATACTGAAGGACCACAGCCCCAACCCCACAGGCCACAGACTCCTCTCCAGGGCTAACCTACACCCTCAAACCACACACCATGGAACATCTCCCCATAAAATTCTTCATTACAATATCAGGCTAAAAGCTCCACAGAAGGAGCCTACAACATACAGCCCCATCGTTATCACTGAAAACATCAGAAATACAGACAGCCCATTGCACCATGCCATGATGGCTAAACCTCTTTAAAATGGGAcaacacacagaccacaggccTACTAACGTCAGGACACCCAATGCAAATTACAGGCAGATCAATGTCATCATACTGAGTTCCTCGTTATCCCACCTGCAGAGCCCAAAAAGTCCAGGCCCATCAGCCTTAACTACCCAATACTTAGACAGAGCTGTTGAAATACAAATATCAATAGTGCATGTTATGATCACAATACATTAATCTACCAGTATCTCCCTTCCCTTTCTACACCTTGTCTTAATATAACATTGGACACCTGTCTCAAATTTTCCCATCGGGCATCAGAAATGCCAGTGCGTTGACGTCCAAAAATAAGATTAAAGTAttaaaggaataataataataatatacctatgttatattatatacactgaacaaaagTCCTGGGACACACCtcaatcactgaattcaggtgtttcattcagacccattgccacaggtgtataaaatcaagcacgtagccatgcagtcaggcttacaatcatttgtgaaagaatgggtcattctgaagagctcagtgaattcaagtgtggtgcCACCTTCGCAATTAGTCAGttcgtgaaatttcttccctgcatGATATTTCACGGTCAACTgaaagtggtattattgcaaagttgaagcgtttaggaacaacaggaaccatgtaaagtaacagagcggggtcaCCGACTACTGAGGCGCATAGTGCGTAATAGTCATcaatgctctgttgactcagtaactgcagagttccaaacttctcCTGGCATTAAGCCCAGCACAAAACCTGTGTGCTGAGaccttcatggaatgggcttccatggccaagcagccgcatgcaagcctcacatcaccaagtgcgaTGCCAAGTGTTGGATGGAGTGGTGCAAGCACCCTGCCACTGGAGCAGTGGAATCATGTTCTGTGATGTGATGAATGACGCTTCTCTGGCTGGCAGTCtaatggatgagtctgggtttggcggatgccagaaGAACATCACCTGCCTgattgcattgtgccaactgtgaAGATTGGTGGAGATgagataatggtatggggttgtatTTCAGGGATTGGGCTAGGCCTCTTAGTTCCAATGAAGGGACCTCTTAATGCTTCTGCatgccaagacattttggacaattcaaTGCTTCCCACTTTGTGGGAATAATTTGTGTTTCCTGTTCTAGCATGACTGTGCCTCATTGCACAAAGCAACGTCCATAAAGGCATAGTTGGGTGAGCTTGGTGCgcaagaacttgactggcctgtgTGGACTggcctgacctcaaccccatctaAGACCTTTTGGATTAACTAAATgaagattgcgagccaggccttcacgtccaacatcagtgcctgacctcacaaatggtCTTctagatgaatgggcaaaaattcccacaaagtcttgtggaaagccttcccagaagagtggcagctgttataactgcaaacgggggaccaactccatattgacaGCTTGGGATTTAGAATTGGATGTCAtagaagttcctgtaggtgtaatggtcaggtgtcccaatactttggTCCATATAGTATATACCTATTATGAGAGAAATTAACAGCTAAATAAACTGTAATGCGTTGGTACCATGTTAAAAACTGTTCTTTTTCACTTGGCCTACCActctcctcctgctcccccTTCCTGCCCCCAGTGAAAACCTCTGGCATCAGACTTGGGGCCACCGTGCCAGATCTGTCAGACGAGTTGGTCGAGTATCCGACCGTTCAACCTCAGCTGAGCTCTGGCTTCCAAATCTCCCTTTTTGTGTCGCTGCCGCTGTCTAAACACAGTGACTCATTGGGTCCTTTGATCTGAGGACCCACGGGTCTCAGCGTGGGGTTGCCTGCACGCTCCACAGGCGTGACCAACTTTTGCCTGTCTGTCTCGATATTATTTCCAAAAAGTGGATGTGTTGTAGTAACTGGAAGCAGGTGTAACCCAGGTCATTTCAAACAAACTTGAGAAAATGGGCAGACGGCGCCAACTTCTAAATCACTAGATTGGTATAAGGTGGTAATGAGAGTTTCTGTGTTGTTACCTGCAATGAAGACATCTGTGAAACGACAGAATACCGCAATTCCTGCTGCGAGAATTTGGAGTGTCGCGATACAGCAGTTCCCCTGAGGGTTCTCGTCGCAACTCAGGGATCATGGGAACTGTGGGAGACTGTTCTAGAAAGGAGCGGAACTAGTGCCCTTCTTGGTGTCCCTGTTCACCATCTCAGTGCACCCTCCCCCCAGTCAGCACCTTCCAGACCATAGCTGGTGCCTTTTACCCAGAACACAGCAGGGCAATGTCTCCCTATCACATCTGCATAAACTGTAGTACTGAGTGACGAGATACCGAGTGATAAGACTGAAGACAGGGACGTGAGGCAGATAGAGAGCTCCAGAGATAACAGAGGTGTTTTATCTGTGTGCCTGTTTTTGCCTCTTGCTGCAGGAGGTCTCTATCTGTGTCATATTCAATTTGCATGTGTTTCGAATCAAGCAGGCCTGTATAGCACTTATCTGTCAGCTGAACCGTCAATTAGGCTATGATCTTGCATGCTCCTGTGCCTGTGTTAGCACAAGTCACTGTGTCACtgagagagtgagtgtgtgtcaCTATAGAAGGCTGTGCTTTGGACAGAGCGACTGTGTGTCACTATAGAAGGCTGTGATTTGGACAGAGTGACTGTGTGTTACTATAGAAGGCTATGTTTTGGAGAGAGTGACTGTGTGTTACTATAGAAGGCTGTGCTTTGGACAGAGCGACTGTGTGTCACTATAGAAGGCTGTGCTTTGGACAGAGCAACTGTGTGTCACTATAGAAGGCTGTGATTTGGACAGAGTGACTGTGTGTCACTATAGAAGGCTGTGATTTGGACAGAGTGACTGTGTGTTACTATAGAAGGCTGTGTTTTGGAGAGAGTGACTGTGTGTTACTATAGAAGGCTGTGCTTTGGACAGAGTGACTGTGTGTTACTATAGAAGGCTGTGCTTTGGACAGAGTGACCGTGTGATTAGGTCTTTGTGTTAAACCACACCAGACTTTAGAGGcgcagggattgctgggattgctgcgaggattgctgggattgctgcgagagagtggtgttgagctgcagcgattgtttgggattgtttttttttggagtgttttgagtgtttgtgtgctttacctgtttacgtgggtggctgtttatttctatttattgttcttatttcggtcagcgtgagtgcttgtctgtcctgtctgttaatcaacagcgcgattattaccgacagagagctgcgggtgtcgcgtgcgcggcgtttttctgtccgcgtttaaactccgtaacaaacacccgcggggcgattataactaataacatctaacgtcggtatcgctaccaagcgtcggaaaaggacagttgctcctgagctttgctcggtcgccagtcggggccgggaggacattttccacttttttcccgctccggcagtagcctgctgtgagggggtttttgtggtttttcgacctcccaagagcaacttcgatttcgccttgtttttagttcatacttggttcaggcagaagttcttctggtaagtagtagtaagtttatcaggtttaaaatttttaataaaataataattaagttccgttttaacacaagtaataacttattttagtgtactacgcacgttactgcatttattgttacgcaaattaatctttatagttaaatacactatataaatttactgggctgggagtacggggtcatagtgagttagttaattatggggccagctcagtgttgcgtttgcaagatgtttgcccttctggacgttagtgtccagtcggacttcatctgcgagcgatgtaagctagtggactcactcatggtcaaggttcgcgaccttgaggagcaactggctcgcatccaatgcaacagtgagttagatgagctagttgatacgccgtttagggagacggtgtgtacgccactaacgggggggagggagaatgaagagcagagaggtcgagagagctgggtgaccgtaggtcgtagacgcaggaaaaggcgtacacacgttacagaggcggcatcacctgaggtgtctgtgtctaacaggtttcaggtgcttccagctttagagctggaagggactggggaagcaggtgggcccttgggcactgaggagccccctccccccagaaagagggaggttgtggtagtgggggattcaattattaggggagtagacagttatgtgtgcacgcgtgatagagggtcccgtacggtgtcttgcctgcctggtgcccaggtaggagaccttccagatcgtgtggacaagcttttggccccagctggggtggatccagttgtcgtggtgcatgttggcaccaacgacataggcaagggtagaagggctgttctgcaggataaatttatagaagtcgccaataagcttagaagcagaacgtccatggtggtattttccgaaatactccccgtgccacgcgcaagtgaggctaagttagctgagataaggagattaaatgcgtggctaaaaggatggtgtaggaaagaggggtttaggtttatggggcactggaggaccttctggaacaggtgggacctgttcaagccggatgggttgcatctgaaccggaggggaaccagtgtactgggaaggcgtatttgtagagtagttgaggaatgtttaaactagggactgggggggcagggaggttagttaagtatgtaactggggggaaacggaaagcccaaaaaaatcatattataagtaggcactgtaataagcctaccctttgttgtctgtatctaaacgccaggagtattaggaataaaattcatgatttagaggctcttatctcatcggactcttatgatattatagcaataactgaaacgtggttgagtgataaggatggacaagaatataatatggatggttacacattgttccgtaaagaccgtataggtaagaagggaggtggtgttgcagtatatgtaaaggaaatcttgcaggcaagggagcttactgatataagtaaaagtacggaagctatatgggtaaaattagatgctacaaactcaaatagcctaattgtcggtgtttgttacagagcacccaatgtagctgctgaggaaagcagattgttatacagtgatattaggattatgagcaataaaaatgatgtggtagttatgggtgattttaatctaccggggatacagtgggacattgttgctggctcttctgaaaatgaacttgagatggtggaattagtacaggattgtttttttactcagtttgttaacacccctaccaggggagatgccattcttgatcttgttttgtctaataaccaggacaggattggtaaattagatgttttagaaccacttgacagtagcgatcataacatggttaaatttgaggttaagtttagtgcccgaagagcaaagtccaaatcaaaaatatataatgttaggaaggctaacttcaattgtatgagattaaaactagaaaccgtgaactggatggagttaaataacaaaactgttgaagaggcatgggaattttttaaaagcacattattgcaagtacaagaggacttcatacctgtttctagcaagaataaatctaggaaattgcaacctaggtggtttaatagggacataaagtataaagtaaggaggaaaagggctttgttccagagatggaaaataactgatgatgacataataaagcaagagtatctaaatctacaggctgaattaaaaaatgacattagacgagctaaaaggaatgtcgaaaggaagatcgcattggaggctaaggatgacgttaaaagtttcttccagtattttaactctaaaagagctctaaaagctgaaattactaatctgcaggatagtaagggtcttataattgaaaacgacattgacatagtaaatgagttcaatgatagttttgcacgggtattcactgtcgaggacactagtaacttaccagttcttattactaattcaacatcgtctataactaatatatatataactgaagctgatgttttgcaaagcctagctaagctcaaaataaat includes:
- the LOC111860585 gene encoding vasorin-like; this translates as MDMICFWHLPFLLVLLFTQLAPALGGKCPEGCFCSDSIFCTQRQSSSVPQDLPTTTKHLYLFRNGIEALSPKEFSGLTQLVMLDLSQNKLSELPDQAFKPLASLRNLDLSSNQITHITQDSFSGLVLLERLYLYSNRIQSIHPAAFQDLEQLLELKLQENLLTSVPELRLPMLLLLDLSFNHIPLGATHLNTPHLESLKLAGMGLSSLDKEFLGGLTNLRELDLSKNQLSTVPQAVSAARDLTGLSLASNPLTQLLREDLQELNALKELDVSGLKLQGFPQGFPELFPHLVQLTAAENPFNCVCSLSWLPGWLKAQDVILKHPGETRCHFPPRNAGKELHRLEHTDFGCPVTTPAASVTSSTSEVLPSTSQPVTMPAIPLAGLTNGPFTEKDNKALSSAETSSSKDMVETTDEPLCSDGDICRVDQQSSLECDCPPGALGPCCMNEEALPAPEETTANPEPDVIPREVTATTIQLDLQRYVAMRPYIQGVRITYRNLSGPDRRPVQLNFPTSYLKYTLRGLRPNSTYSICVSPHGEPSEGDARSCTEACTSGAPQSVLSEQQAEKGHLTTVLGATLAALLVLLLVAVIAGTICHLQRRRGKGQGDPDLGESLPLELGGVKACVDNGELLQKQPENSASLGPSIRDYEGPLSLGQCPGNNNTATLKPSYF